A single Pseudoalteromonas marina DNA region contains:
- the djlA gene encoding co-chaperone DjlA — protein MWGKILGFCFGFMFGKIFGAILGLYLGHLFDKSLKNNFDKAGGFSSLFNGDDVHERQALFFSNCFAVMGHIAKSNGRVSEVHIKAASLFMDEMGLKGEERREAQHAFQAGKQSDFSLKETVYDFKERFAKRHDLLQLFLEIQIQMAFSDGILAEREKQLLSEVSKQLGISKTHFAFVLKRYQAEFNFRKQQQRYQQQQGQSSSYKEGSGHHVPPNNNMNRAQALGLLGLNDGATEREVKVAYRKLMAQHHPDKLVSQGLPKHMMELAVKKSQDIQAAYEYLKKAA, from the coding sequence ATGTGGGGAAAAATACTCGGATTTTGTTTTGGTTTTATGTTTGGCAAAATTTTTGGTGCTATTTTAGGGTTATACCTTGGTCATTTATTTGATAAAAGCTTAAAAAATAATTTTGATAAGGCGGGTGGTTTTTCAAGTTTATTTAATGGTGATGATGTCCACGAGCGCCAAGCGCTATTCTTTTCAAACTGTTTTGCAGTGATGGGGCATATTGCAAAGTCTAATGGCCGAGTAAGCGAGGTACACATTAAAGCCGCTAGCTTATTTATGGACGAAATGGGGTTGAAAGGCGAAGAACGCCGTGAAGCACAGCATGCTTTTCAAGCGGGTAAACAAAGCGACTTTTCATTAAAAGAAACCGTCTATGATTTTAAAGAACGCTTTGCTAAGCGTCATGACTTACTGCAATTATTTTTAGAAATACAAATTCAAATGGCGTTTTCTGATGGCATTTTAGCTGAGCGAGAAAAGCAGTTATTAAGTGAAGTAAGCAAGCAGTTAGGTATTTCTAAAACTCATTTTGCGTTTGTACTTAAACGCTATCAAGCTGAATTTAACTTTAGAAAACAGCAACAGCGTTACCAACAGCAGCAAGGGCAAAGTAGCAGTTATAAAGAAGGCTCAGGGCACCATGTACCCCCCAACAATAATATGAATCGTGCGCAAGCGCTTGGGCTTTTAGGACTTAACGATGGGGCAACCGAGCGGGAAGTAAAAGTAGCGTACCGAAAGTTAATGGCGCAACATCACCCTGATAAATTAGTATCGCAAGGTTTACCAAAACATATGATGGAATTGGCGGTTAAAAAAAGCCAAGACATTCAAGCAGCCTATGAGTATTTAAAAAAGGCGGCGTAA
- the murU gene encoding N-acetylmuramate alpha-1-phosphate uridylyltransferase MurU yields the protein MKAMILAAGRGQRMMPLTQAMPKPMLKVQNKPLIEHHVNNLKAAGITDIVINLAWQGDKIKAYFKDGSQFGVNIVYSQEVEGGLETAGGIIQALPLLGESFIVINGDVFTDYDVSSLMQLHLQPGEAHLVLIENPPHNLDGDFTLSHLSPDSQKYTFSGIGRYQADFFNGLEPGIRPLGPLLREKLSKHLVSTELYIGNWDDIGTPARLTALNERLA from the coding sequence ATGAAAGCCATGATTTTAGCCGCAGGGCGTGGGCAGCGCATGATGCCGCTCACTCAAGCTATGCCTAAACCTATGCTTAAAGTGCAAAATAAACCACTCATAGAGCACCATGTTAATAACTTAAAGGCTGCTGGCATTACCGACATAGTGATAAACCTTGCATGGCAGGGTGATAAAATTAAAGCGTACTTTAAAGATGGCAGTCAATTTGGTGTAAATATTGTTTATAGCCAAGAAGTTGAAGGCGGCCTTGAAACCGCGGGTGGTATTATTCAGGCACTTCCTTTATTGGGAGAGTCGTTTATTGTGATAAATGGCGACGTATTTACCGATTACGATGTAAGCTCGCTTATGCAATTACATTTGCAACCAGGTGAGGCACATTTGGTGCTTATTGAAAATCCCCCACATAATCTTGATGGGGATTTTACATTGAGCCACTTATCGCCAGATAGTCAAAAATATACGTTTTCGGGTATTGGCCGTTATCAGGCTGACTTTTTTAATGGTTTAGAGCCGGGCATTCGTCCGCTTGGGCCGTTATTACGAGAAAAATTAAGTAAGCATTTAGTGTCTACCGAGCTTTATATTGGTAATTGGGATGACATAGGCACACCAGCGCGTTTAACGGCATTAAATGAGCGCTTGGCGTAA
- a CDS encoding DUF3530 family protein: MAFSCVALLALCTTAAEHIAPPSLSSIENSDIKRLLPTDEVKTMLAGETEFLSLRSEYMSADFRGIVLLIPDWQSTPTNNAGMSYLRKELNNLGYTTYAMTTPDIDWQASKIAEPAAETAPSAATETESQANSESEQPDASSKNEAPHHVDAIETISDEILDNYKLNLLARYKALYQTAMQEPTNIVVIAQGTSAGVLTEYYADFPQERIDAFISVSSYLPNAKRNKSLSQTTSLVTPAFLDIYYASDNRDILINLKNRQRWVNRNAKFDYRQRQLFGLRDQPQQHARLTKEIDGFLRRLF; encoded by the coding sequence ATGGCATTTAGCTGTGTAGCCCTTTTAGCACTCTGTACAACGGCTGCAGAACATATTGCCCCGCCTTCTTTATCAAGTATTGAAAATAGCGATATTAAACGCCTTTTACCTACCGACGAAGTAAAAACAATGCTAGCAGGTGAAACTGAATTTTTAAGTTTACGTAGTGAATACATGAGCGCTGATTTTAGAGGGATTGTATTACTTATTCCCGATTGGCAATCAACCCCTACCAACAATGCTGGAATGAGTTACTTACGCAAAGAGCTTAACAATTTAGGCTACACCACCTATGCGATGACCACCCCTGATATTGATTGGCAAGCGAGTAAAATAGCTGAGCCTGCTGCAGAAACAGCACCAAGTGCCGCCACTGAAACAGAGAGTCAAGCCAACAGTGAATCAGAGCAGCCTGATGCTTCAAGTAAAAATGAAGCGCCTCATCATGTGGATGCCATTGAAACCATCAGCGACGAAATACTCGATAACTACAAACTAAATTTACTTGCTCGCTACAAAGCGCTTTACCAAACCGCGATGCAAGAACCCACTAATATCGTTGTAATTGCGCAAGGCACCAGCGCAGGGGTTTTAACTGAGTACTATGCAGACTTTCCACAGGAGCGTATTGATGCGTTTATTAGTGTAAGTAGCTATCTGCCCAATGCAAAGCGCAATAAAAGCTTAAGCCAAACAACGTCTCTTGTTACGCCTGCATTTTTAGATATTTATTACGCCAGCGACAACCGTGATATTTTAATTAACTTAAAAAATCGCCAGCGCTGGGTTAACCGAAACGCTAAGTTTGACTACCGCCAGCGCCAGTTATTTGGGCTTCGTGATCAACCTCAACAACATGCTCGGCTAACAAAAGAAATAGACGGCTTTTTACGCCGCCTTTTTTAA
- a CDS encoding aminoglycoside phosphotransferase family protein, giving the protein MTRFDNLQHFITTHFGKQPDKLEAITGDASFRRYFRLTINNQHFIVMDSDPQKVNNAPYLSLNQVFTDQGFLLPHIIKSDEQQGFFILTDLGCSHLADMLNDANRTDYYTQLISLSAKWAQTPEASDMQAYGKDFIALELSIFSQWLVKEFIAERVDTKQLIMWESSCDLLTQTMLEQPTVTVHRDYHSRNIMHSDSQWAIIDYQDTVRGPLCYDLVSLLRDCYFKLPNNELAQLLVFGYNEFKREGLVTNTSFEQFKVWFDLTGLQRHLKAAGIFCRLYLRDGKTGYLANILPTLEYIVDVAERYPELNALSEWVKNTIVPKVTKRLEQVNL; this is encoded by the coding sequence ATGACACGCTTTGATAATTTACAACACTTCATAACGACCCACTTTGGCAAACAGCCAGATAAACTTGAGGCGATAACCGGAGATGCGAGTTTTAGGCGGTATTTTCGCTTAACAATTAATAATCAGCACTTTATTGTAATGGACTCCGATCCACAAAAGGTCAATAACGCACCGTACTTATCTTTGAATCAAGTTTTTACTGACCAGGGTTTTTTGTTACCGCATATTATTAAAAGTGATGAACAACAAGGCTTTTTTATTTTAACTGATTTAGGCTGCTCACACTTAGCCGACATGCTTAATGATGCAAATAGAACCGACTACTACACACAGTTAATAAGTTTATCAGCCAAGTGGGCACAAACGCCTGAGGCTTCAGATATGCAGGCCTATGGTAAAGACTTTATAGCGCTTGAATTATCGATATTCAGCCAATGGTTAGTAAAAGAGTTTATTGCAGAACGCGTTGATACAAAACAACTTATAATGTGGGAGTCGAGCTGTGATCTACTCACTCAAACCATGCTTGAACAACCCACGGTAACTGTACATCGCGACTACCACAGCCGTAATATTATGCACAGCGACTCTCAGTGGGCAATAATTGATTACCAAGACACCGTACGCGGGCCACTTTGTTACGATTTAGTTTCGTTGTTACGCGATTGCTATTTTAAGCTCCCTAATAATGAACTCGCTCAGTTACTAGTATTTGGATATAACGAGTTTAAACGCGAAGGCTTAGTCACTAACACGTCGTTTGAACAATTTAAAGTTTGGTTTGACTTAACGGGTTTACAGCGTCATTTAAAAGCCGCCGGTATATTTTGTCGCCTGTATTTGCGTGACGGTAAGACAGGTTATTTAGCTAATATTTTGCCTACCCTTGAATATATTGTAGATGTTGCTGAACGCTATCCTGAACTTAATGCACTCAGTGAATGGGTTAAAAATACGATAGTGCCAAAAGTGACTAAAAGATTAGAGCAGGTAAATTTATGA
- the rapA gene encoding RNA polymerase-associated protein RapA encodes MNFSLGQRWISDTESDLGLGTVVAIEGRQVSILFPASGENRVYSTAEAPVTRVAFNPGDVIKSVEEWELEVESIEVQGELLCYVGTRVDNGEEAKLKETFLDHFIKFNKPQDRLFAGQVDRFDRYTLRYQTWQHKFEREQSPIKGLIGQRANLIPHQLYIAQEVGKRFAPRVLLSDEVGLGKTIEAGMILHQQIISGRASRVLIVVPENLQHQWLVEMLRRFNLRFSIFDEERCDEAFADSPNVFDTEQLVLTSLEFLTKKKRWFEQATLADWDLLVVDEAHHLSINNGKPSTEYQRMAELSQDIPGLILLTATPDQLGHSSHFARLQLLDPDRFYDYDVFKEEEANYKDVAQAANQLLQEQALDDNAKTTLIELLKETDITVILEKAQQGDLPARKEILNMLLDRHGTGRILFRNSRSGIDGYPSRKLHAYPMALPKQYKTAMSVLGNMSGIQNAELSAHRALFPEKIFQEFEGESASWGAFDPRVDWLIETLKTLKHEKVLLICAKAETAISLEQILREREAIKASVFHEGMSIIERDRAAAFFADEYDNAQILLCSEIGSEGRNFQFSHHLVLFDLPLNPDLLEQRIGRLDRIGQTQDVNIHVPYFENTAQEVLLRWYNEGLDAFETTSTTGQLLYKEFRDDLLEFISAHNCDEDELDPLLEQVAQQNTVLRKKMESGRDRLLELHSSGQGAADSLVADIEKLDNQFELPSYMINVFDTFGVSQEDKGENTIILKPTEHMLSASFPSLKDDGMTVTFDRDTALSQEDVHFISWDHPMVQGTMDMICDDDFGSASVALLKNKKLPAGTFFVELIFVAEAMAPKALQVGRFLPPTPIRILLDKASNNLGENVAFDGFNQQLSAVGRQTASKLAGALQSAIHPMITTAKDMAQEKLEVIRSQSLAKMQTSLSEEQERLSALKQINPNIRQEEITFYDKQRTELTAHIEKAQLQLDAIRLIVVSH; translated from the coding sequence ATGAATTTTTCCTTAGGTCAGCGTTGGATCAGTGATACAGAGTCAGATTTAGGATTAGGCACCGTTGTTGCCATTGAAGGCCGCCAGGTCAGCATATTATTTCCAGCCAGTGGTGAAAACCGTGTTTACTCTACAGCAGAAGCACCCGTTACCCGTGTGGCATTTAATCCAGGCGATGTGATCAAAAGCGTTGAAGAATGGGAATTAGAAGTCGAATCTATTGAAGTACAAGGCGAGTTACTTTGCTATGTGGGCACCCGTGTTGATAACGGCGAAGAAGCAAAGTTAAAAGAAACCTTTTTAGATCATTTTATAAAATTTAATAAGCCACAAGACCGTTTATTTGCCGGCCAAGTAGACCGTTTTGATCGTTACACGCTTCGTTACCAAACATGGCAACATAAATTTGAACGCGAGCAATCACCTATAAAAGGATTGATTGGTCAACGCGCTAACCTTATTCCGCATCAGCTTTACATTGCCCAAGAAGTGGGTAAACGTTTTGCACCACGCGTATTATTATCTGACGAAGTAGGCTTAGGTAAAACCATTGAAGCAGGCATGATACTGCATCAGCAAATTATTAGTGGTCGCGCCAGCCGTGTACTTATTGTTGTACCTGAAAACCTTCAGCACCAGTGGTTAGTCGAAATGCTACGCCGCTTTAACTTACGTTTTTCTATTTTTGATGAAGAGCGTTGCGACGAAGCCTTTGCCGACTCGCCAAATGTATTTGATACAGAGCAGCTAGTCCTTACTAGCCTTGAGTTTTTAACCAAGAAAAAGCGCTGGTTTGAACAAGCAACATTGGCTGATTGGGATCTATTAGTTGTTGATGAAGCGCACCACTTAAGCATTAATAACGGTAAACCAAGTACTGAATATCAACGTATGGCTGAGCTAAGCCAAGATATTCCGGGCCTTATTTTACTTACAGCAACGCCTGATCAACTAGGCCATAGCAGTCACTTTGCTCGCTTACAATTGCTCGACCCAGACCGTTTTTACGACTACGACGTATTCAAAGAAGAAGAAGCCAATTACAAAGATGTAGCGCAAGCGGCAAATCAGTTATTGCAAGAGCAAGCTCTTGACGACAATGCAAAAACAACGCTAATTGAGCTATTAAAAGAAACCGACATTACCGTCATTCTTGAAAAAGCACAGCAAGGTGATTTACCTGCGCGTAAAGAAATACTTAACATGCTACTCGACAGACACGGTACAGGGCGTATATTGTTCAGAAATAGCCGCAGTGGCATTGATGGCTACCCAAGTCGTAAATTGCATGCCTATCCAATGGCATTACCAAAGCAATACAAAACGGCCATGTCGGTATTAGGTAACATGAGTGGTATTCAAAACGCTGAGCTGAGCGCGCATCGTGCTCTTTTTCCTGAAAAAATATTCCAAGAGTTTGAAGGTGAAAGCGCAAGCTGGGGCGCCTTTGACCCTCGCGTAGATTGGTTAATTGAAACACTTAAAACGCTTAAACACGAAAAAGTACTCCTTATTTGTGCCAAGGCCGAAACGGCTATTAGCCTTGAACAAATACTGCGTGAACGTGAAGCGATTAAAGCTTCGGTTTTTCACGAAGGTATGTCGATTATAGAGCGTGACCGCGCGGCCGCCTTTTTTGCAGACGAATACGATAACGCGCAAATATTATTGTGTTCAGAAATTGGCTCCGAAGGTCGTAACTTTCAGTTCTCACATCACTTAGTGTTATTTGATTTACCATTAAACCCAGATTTACTAGAGCAACGTATCGGCCGATTAGACCGTATAGGGCAAACACAAGATGTAAACATTCACGTGCCATACTTTGAAAACACGGCACAAGAAGTGTTACTACGTTGGTACAACGAAGGCCTTGATGCGTTTGAAACCACATCAACGACTGGCCAGCTATTGTATAAAGAATTTCGTGATGACTTACTCGAGTTTATTTCAGCCCATAACTGTGATGAAGACGAACTTGACCCACTCCTTGAGCAAGTAGCTCAGCAAAATACTGTGCTACGTAAAAAAATGGAAAGTGGACGAGATCGTTTATTAGAACTGCACTCATCGGGACAAGGCGCCGCCGACTCATTAGTTGCTGATATTGAAAAGCTCGACAACCAGTTTGAGCTGCCCAGCTACATGATTAACGTGTTCGACACCTTTGGTGTAAGCCAAGAAGACAAAGGCGAAAATACAATTATATTAAAGCCTACAGAGCATATGTTAAGTGCGTCATTTCCATCGCTTAAAGATGACGGCATGACAGTGACCTTTGACCGTGATACTGCACTTTCACAAGAAGATGTACATTTTATCAGTTGGGATCATCCAATGGTGCAAGGCACGATGGATATGATTTGTGATGATGACTTTGGTAGCGCATCGGTTGCTTTACTCAAAAACAAAAAACTCCCTGCGGGCACCTTTTTTGTTGAGCTAATTTTTGTAGCCGAAGCAATGGCGCCTAAAGCATTACAAGTGGGTCGCTTTTTACCGCCAACGCCTATTCGTATATTGCTTGATAAAGCCAGTAATAACTTAGGCGAAAACGTCGCATTTGACGGGTTTAACCAACAGCTTTCAGCCGTTGGTCGTCAAACAGCAAGTAAACTCGCGGGTGCGCTACAAAGCGCAATTCACCCTATGATCACAACTGCAAAAGACATGGCACAAGAAAAACTCGAGGTTATTCGTTCACAGTCGCTAGCTAAAATGCAAACGTCTCTTAGCGAAGAGCAAGAGCGATTAAGCGCGCTTAAGCAAATTAACCCTAATATTCGCCAAGAAGAAATTACCTTTTACGATAAGCAACGCACCGAGCTAACTGCACACATTGAAAAGGCGCAGTTACAACTAGATGCAATTCGCTTAATCGTGGTTTCTCACTAA
- the lptD gene encoding LPS assembly protein LptD, whose translation MSKTWGILMLSVVSAPSLAETELTHKLCGTSMQTRAWQPLPGVKLGNVDIKADDVELLGTQSAEFTGNVDINTVNMSLSAQTALIDKQRGLLNATGPIVYRDTVSNVNSSGLNADLNNSEISLLGADYKLTEQQGKGGAEKLTINDSGLVLMNASFTACPGETPAWEIEADEINLSREEGWGETHNAILRILNTPVLYLPYFTFPLDERRKSGLLTPSISSSDKYGLETITPYYWNIAPNLDATITPRYMANKGLQLKTELRYLTKQHEGLVGIEYLNKDDSEPALGERYMFHWQQKSYLNENWRASVDVTNVSDDNYITDLESNYASKTDTQLYRTGVLTHLGDTWRTDIKVQNFEVLGDHLESYTAIPQINFTQTAPWKFDHFDFSVSGELSHFTNSSAIIDQATRVHIEPKARFDYDQYAWSFLSEVSLLQTNYDQQGDLSGTQFKQSVSRTLPKVRLYSQLNFERDTSYLVQDGIQTLEPQIQYLYTPNKDQSDIGLYDTTKLQDDYYGLFRDTRFSGVDRIAAANQFTLGATTRLFDKKQEEIFNFSAGQIFYLSDDAKPTEQSLNSDTNYNALFAAQTMVHWHRRWYFSAGIQYNTDSKQMIQSNATLDYKGDNNQLVQLNHRYANDVSGNTIEQTGVFTSIPISDEWQFIASYHRDLENNRSVEILSGLQYESCCWAFQITGHRQIETDLNQSIGTEQATFDSGISFNFVLKGLGSKSRYDAQKLLQQGIFGYRRPYFLNN comes from the coding sequence ATGAGCAAAACCTGGGGCATTTTGATGCTAAGCGTAGTTAGCGCACCATCGCTTGCCGAAACTGAACTGACACACAAACTTTGTGGCACTTCAATGCAAACCAGAGCTTGGCAACCGCTACCTGGCGTAAAACTCGGTAATGTTGACATTAAAGCTGATGATGTAGAACTCCTTGGTACTCAAAGCGCCGAATTTACCGGCAATGTTGATATTAACACCGTTAATATGAGTTTGTCCGCACAAACTGCATTGATAGACAAGCAACGTGGTTTACTTAATGCCACAGGTCCTATTGTATATCGCGATACTGTTAGTAACGTAAATAGCTCAGGGTTAAATGCCGATTTAAATAATTCAGAAATTAGCCTGTTAGGTGCTGATTACAAGCTAACAGAACAACAAGGTAAAGGCGGTGCTGAAAAGCTCACTATAAATGATTCTGGCTTAGTACTGATGAATGCAAGCTTTACTGCTTGTCCGGGCGAAACCCCAGCTTGGGAAATTGAAGCCGACGAGATTAATTTATCTCGCGAAGAAGGTTGGGGCGAAACTCACAACGCCATACTTCGAATTTTAAATACCCCTGTTTTGTATTTACCTTATTTTACTTTTCCATTAGACGAGCGCCGTAAATCGGGATTACTCACGCCTAGTATCTCAAGTTCAGACAAGTATGGCTTAGAAACCATTACTCCTTATTATTGGAATATTGCGCCTAACTTAGATGCCACCATCACGCCGCGTTATATGGCTAACAAGGGTTTGCAATTAAAAACAGAGCTTAGATATTTAACCAAGCAACATGAAGGCCTAGTGGGTATAGAATACCTAAACAAAGACGACTCAGAGCCAGCGCTTGGTGAGCGCTACATGTTTCATTGGCAGCAAAAAAGTTACTTAAACGAAAATTGGCGAGCAAGTGTTGACGTTACCAATGTAAGCGACGATAACTACATTACTGATTTAGAATCTAATTATGCGAGTAAAACCGACACCCAACTTTATCGTACCGGCGTACTGACTCATTTAGGAGACACATGGCGGACCGATATAAAAGTTCAAAACTTTGAGGTACTGGGTGATCACTTAGAGTCGTACACTGCTATACCACAAATTAATTTCACACAAACAGCACCATGGAAATTTGATCATTTTGATTTTAGCGTGTCTGGTGAGTTGAGCCATTTTACCAACAGCTCTGCAATTATTGATCAAGCAACTCGAGTTCATATTGAGCCAAAAGCACGGTTTGATTACGACCAATACGCATGGTCATTTTTATCTGAAGTAAGCTTATTACAAACAAATTACGATCAACAAGGTGACCTATCTGGCACACAGTTTAAGCAGAGCGTATCGCGTACTTTGCCAAAAGTACGTTTATATTCACAGCTTAATTTTGAGCGCGATACTTCCTACCTTGTCCAAGACGGTATTCAAACACTAGAACCGCAAATACAGTATTTATATACGCCTAATAAGGATCAGTCTGATATTGGTTTATACGATACAACCAAATTACAAGACGATTATTACGGCTTATTCAGAGACACACGCTTTTCTGGTGTTGATAGAATAGCTGCTGCAAACCAGTTTACGCTCGGTGCAACAACGCGCTTATTTGATAAAAAACAAGAAGAGATTTTTAACTTTAGTGCCGGACAAATATTTTATTTATCTGATGATGCCAAGCCAACCGAGCAAAGCTTAAACTCAGATACCAATTACAATGCATTATTTGCAGCGCAAACCATGGTACATTGGCATCGTCGTTGGTATTTTTCTGCGGGTATACAGTACAACACTGATAGCAAACAAATGATTCAATCAAATGCCACTTTAGATTACAAAGGTGATAATAATCAGCTAGTGCAATTGAACCATCGCTATGCAAATGATGTCTCAGGAAATACAATCGAGCAAACAGGTGTGTTTACAAGTATTCCAATAAGTGACGAATGGCAGTTTATTGCAAGCTATCATCGCGACCTTGAAAACAACCGAAGTGTCGAAATATTAAGTGGATTGCAGTATGAATCGTGCTGTTGGGCGTTTCAAATTACTGGTCACCGCCAAATCGAAACTGATTTAAATCAGTCAATAGGTACAGAGCAAGCCACCTTTGATTCAGGTATTAGTTTTAATTTTGTACTAAAAGGACTGGGAAGTAAAAGCCGCTATGATGCACAAAAACTATTACAACAAGGTATTTTTGGCTATCGTAGACCGTATTTTCTTAATAACTAG
- the rluA gene encoding bifunctional tRNA pseudouridine(32) synthase/23S rRNA pseudouridine(746) synthase RluA, with product MLVNYNPPMNPYLTILFQDDDLLIVNKPSELLTVPGKDPKHADSLINRVNRVFPTARIVHRLDMATSGILCLAMNKAAHRHLSMQFQDRETAKRYIARVFGKLEQNNGSVDLPLICDWPNRPKQMVDHENGKPSLTHFKVLEREENATRVELTPITGRSHQLRVHMLSLGHPILGDRLYAHKEALAAAPRLQLHAQMLQLKHPVTEQVMTFEAEPEF from the coding sequence GTGTTAGTTAATTACAATCCCCCAATGAACCCGTATTTAACCATACTTTTTCAAGACGACGACTTGCTCATTGTTAATAAACCCAGCGAATTATTGACCGTACCGGGTAAAGATCCTAAGCATGCCGACAGCTTAATTAACCGCGTTAATCGCGTGTTTCCAACCGCACGAATTGTTCATCGTCTTGATATGGCAACGTCTGGCATACTCTGCCTTGCTATGAATAAAGCTGCACACCGACATTTAAGCATGCAATTTCAAGATCGCGAAACCGCTAAGCGTTATATAGCTCGCGTTTTTGGTAAGCTTGAACAAAACAATGGCTCGGTTGATTTACCTCTTATTTGCGACTGGCCTAATCGCCCAAAGCAAATGGTAGATCATGAAAATGGCAAGCCATCACTCACTCATTTCAAAGTACTTGAACGAGAAGAAAACGCCACACGCGTAGAGCTCACTCCAATTACGGGGCGTTCACATCAATTGCGCGTACACATGCTAAGCCTTGGCCACCCTATTTTAGGTGACCGACTCTATGCTCATAAAGAGGCGCTTGCAGCCGCACCGCGTTTACAACTCCATGCACAAATGTTGCAACTAAAACACCCGGTAACCGAACAAGTAATGACCTTTGAAGCAGAGCCCGAGTTTTAA
- the surA gene encoding peptidylprolyl isomerase SurA — MTLKKLLVSTVLSISLCQNAFAEPVEIDKVVGIVNQGVILQSEVNSIVDRVKKQAQEQGQQLPKDETLRVQAMERLVSQALMMQMAERMGLQISDSQLDQTLANIAKEQGGTISDLRRTVEASGDSFQAYREEIRKEITTQQVTRANVDRRIYISEQEVDNLLKIMASQGQSAEEYDIGHILIDIPNEATADEISAAKTRADKVIELLNDGQEFKRIAISSSSGSKALEGGQLGWMGINEMPSLFAEAVKSKKKDAIVGPLRSGAGFHIIKVQDVRGLQVVETTEVRSRHILIEPSIILSEEKARNMLAGFAKDLRAGNADFGELAKEYSEDPGSALKGGEYDWTDPTTYVPAFRDTLLSLKQNEISEPFRTQFGWHIVQLLDKRVADKTELAKRNRAHGMLFNRKFKEESFNWQQEMREQAHVEIFPTDE; from the coding sequence ATGACTTTAAAAAAATTATTAGTATCAACCGTTTTAAGTATCAGCCTGTGCCAAAATGCATTTGCTGAACCAGTAGAAATTGACAAAGTTGTTGGCATTGTAAACCAAGGTGTTATTTTACAAAGCGAAGTAAACTCCATTGTTGATCGCGTAAAAAAGCAAGCCCAAGAACAAGGTCAACAATTACCTAAAGACGAAACTTTACGTGTGCAAGCCATGGAACGTTTAGTTAGCCAAGCACTGATGATGCAAATGGCTGAGCGCATGGGTTTACAAATTTCTGACAGCCAATTAGATCAAACGCTTGCTAACATTGCAAAAGAGCAAGGCGGTACAATTAGCGATTTACGACGTACGGTTGAAGCATCTGGCGATAGCTTTCAAGCATACCGTGAAGAAATACGTAAAGAGATCACAACACAACAAGTTACCCGTGCAAACGTTGACCGCCGCATTTATATTAGTGAGCAAGAAGTCGATAATTTATTAAAAATAATGGCTAGCCAAGGTCAAAGTGCGGAAGAGTATGATATTGGCCACATCCTGATCGATATTCCTAACGAAGCAACAGCAGATGAAATATCAGCGGCTAAAACACGTGCTGATAAAGTTATTGAATTACTTAACGACGGCCAAGAATTTAAACGCATTGCAATTTCATCATCAAGCGGCTCAAAAGCACTTGAAGGCGGTCAATTAGGTTGGATGGGTATAAATGAGATGCCTTCTCTTTTCGCTGAAGCTGTAAAGAGTAAAAAGAAAGATGCTATCGTAGGGCCACTTCGCTCAGGTGCTGGCTTTCATATTATTAAAGTTCAAGATGTGCGTGGCCTACAAGTAGTTGAAACAACAGAAGTGCGCTCACGCCACATACTTATTGAACCTTCAATTATTTTAAGCGAAGAAAAAGCACGTAATATGCTTGCTGGTTTTGCTAAAGACCTACGTGCTGGCAACGCTGATTTTGGCGAGCTCGCCAAAGAATACTCTGAAGATCCAGGCTCTGCACTTAAAGGCGGTGAATATGATTGGACTGATCCAACTACCTATGTTCCTGCGTTTAGAGATACATTACTATCGCTCAAACAAAACGAGATTAGCGAGCCTTTTAGAACCCAGTTTGGTTGGCATATAGTACAGCTACTCGACAAACGTGTTGCTGATAAAACTGAGTTAGCAAAACGTAACCGCGCACATGGCATGCTATTTAACCGTAAATTTAAAGAAGAAAGCTTCAACTGGCAGCAAGAAATGCGCGAACAAGCCCATGTTGAAATTTTCCCTACAGACGAATAA